One Benincasa hispida cultivar B227 chromosome 5, ASM972705v1, whole genome shotgun sequence genomic window carries:
- the LOC120077052 gene encoding leucine-rich repeat protein 2-like: protein MASLPLLILFLLLGLSFSPVISTNSEGNALHALRRRLSDPTNVLQSWDPTLVNPCTWFHVTCDSDNHVIRLDLGNSNISGTLGPEIGDLQYLQYLELYRNGLNGKLPTELGNLKNLVSMDLYENKFEGKIPKSFAKLESLRFLRMNNNKLTGLIPRELASLSKLKIFDVSNNDLCGTIPVDGPFATFSMESYENNRLSGPELQGLVPYDFGC, encoded by the exons ATGGCTTCTCTCCCTCTCCtcattctttttctccttctggGTCTCTCTTTTTCCCCTGTAATTTCCACTAATTCTGAAG GAAATGCTTTGCATGCTCTGAGGAGAAGGCTGTCTGATCCCACCAATGTGCTGCAGAGTTGGGACCCTACGCTGGTTAATCCTTGCACTTGGTTTCATGTTACCTGTGATTCTGATAACCATGTGATCCGCTT GGATTTGGGAAATTCAAACATTTCTGGGACTTTGGGGCCTGAAATTGGCGACCTCCAGTATCTTCAATATCT GGAACTCTACAGGAATGGGTTAAATGGAAAACTCCCTACAGAGCTTGGTAATTTGAAAAACCTTGTGAGCATGGACTTGTATGAGAataaatttgaaggaaaaattcCGAAATCTTTCGCCAAACTCGAGTCACTCAGATTTCT ACGGATGAACAACAACAAGTTAACAGGATTGATCCCAAGGGAACTTGCATCACTctctaaactcaaaatttt TGatgtctcaaacaatgatctctGTGGAACAATTCCAGTTGATGGCCCCTTTGCTACTTTTTCAATGGAAAG TTATGAGAACAATAGGCTGAGTGGCCCCGAGTTGCAAGGACTTGTACCATATGACTTTGGATGCTGA
- the LOC120078243 gene encoding probable polyamine transporter At3g19553, with protein sequence MGDERRADAKIAQKLTILPLIALIFYDVSGGPFGVEDSVSTGGGPLLALLGFLVFPFIWSIPEALVTAELATSFPQNGGYVVWISAAFGPFWGFQEGFWKWFSGVMDNALYPVLFLDYLKRSFPVFNHVFARIPTLLGITASLTYLNYRGLHIVGVSAVVLAAFSLCPFVVMTLLSIPRIRPKKWLVVEYSKVNWRGYFNSMFWNLNYWDKASTLAGEVENPSKTFPKAMFGAVVLVVSSYLIPLLAGTGALESDSSEWSDGYFAEVGALIGGVWLKWWIQAAAAMSNMGLFEAEMSSDAYQLLGMSEMGMLPSVFAARSKYGTPTFSILCSAMGVIFLSWMSFQEILEFLNFLYSVGMLLEFAAFIKLRIKKPDLNRPYRVPLQTFGVTMLCFPPAALLVLVMCLASAKTFLISGIIVTVGFLLYPTLLQAKNKRWVKFISEQPEATLPDVEDRLVESHAQQEVPNEAEVRLLSESSSSSNIAQQ encoded by the exons ATGGGGGACGAGAGAAGGGCCGATGCTAAAATTGCTCAAAAACTAACGATTCTTCCTTTAATCGCTTTGATTTTCTACGACGTTTCTGGAGGACCCTTTGGAGTGGAGGATTCAGTGAGCACTGGCGGAGGTCCGCTTCTGGCTTTGTTGGGTTTCTTAGTTTTTCCGTTTATTTGGAGTATTCCGGAGGCTTTGGTCACGGCGGAGCTTGCCACTAGTTTCCCTCAAAATGGCGGGTATGTGGTCTGGATTTCCGCTGCTTTTGGCCCTTTTTGGGGTTTTCAAGAAGGGTTTTGGAAATGGTTCAGTGGGGTAATGGATAATGCTTTGTATCCTGTTTTGTTTCTCGATTACTTGAAACGTTCGTTTCCTGTTTTTAACCATGTATTTGCTCGAATTCCAACTTTATTAGGAATCACTGCTTCTTTAACTTACTTAAACTATCGTGGTCTGCACATTGTTGGGGTCTCTGCTGTTGTTCTTGCTGCGTTTTCGCTTTGCCCTTTTGTGGTGATGACCCTTCTTTCAATTCCCAGAATAAGGCCTAAAAAGTGGCTAGTTGTAGAGTATAGTAAAGTGAATTGGAGGGGTTATTTCAATAGTATGTTTTGGAATCTGAACTATTGGGATAAAGCAAGTACTTTAGCAGGGGAGGTTGAAAATCCTAGCAAAACTTTCCCTAAGGCTATGTTTGGAGCTGTGGTTTTGGTGGTTTCTTCTTATTTGATTCCTCTTCTGGCTGGGACTGGTGCCTTGGAATCAGATTCAAGTGAATGGAGTGATGGGTATTTTGCAGAAGTTGGGGCTTTGATTGGTGGGGTGTGGCTGAAGTGGTGGATTCAAGCTGCTGCTGCTATGTCTAACATGGGATTGTTTGAGGCTGAAATGAGCAGTGATGCATACCAACTGCTTGGGATGAGTGAGATGGGAATGCTTCCTTCTGTGTTTGCTGCAAG ATCCAAATATGGGACACCCACATTCAGCATTTTGTGCTCTGCCATGGGGGTTATCTTCCTTTCATGGATGAGTTTCCAAGAAATACTTGAGTTTCTCAACTTCCTATACTCTGTAGGAATGCTTTTGGAGTTTGCTGCCTttataaaactaagaataaaGAAGCCAGACCTCAACAGACCCTACAGAGTTCCCTTGCAAACATTTGGTGTCACAATGCTTTGCTTCCCACCAGCAGCCTTGCTTGTTCTTGTCATGTGTTTAGCTTCTGCAAAAACATTCTTAATCAGTGGGATTATAGTTACTGTGGGGTTTCTTCTGTACCCTACTCTTTTGCAAGCAAAGAATAAAAGATGGGTAAAATTTATTTCAGAACAGCCAGAAGCTACTCTTCCTGATGTGGAAGATAGGCTGGTCGAGTCGCACGCCCAGCAAGAAGTTCCCAATGAGGCAGAGGTTCGGCTTCTTTCAGAATCTTCTTCGTCTTCGAATATAGCCCAGCAATAA